A stretch of Longimicrobium terrae DNA encodes these proteins:
- a CDS encoding glycosyltransferase: MKLVIHVDGPVIRGNERQLLLITRWMLSQGHDVAVACRDTTEVGQAFRDLGARTTPHRPRGDGDLWHQLRFAAWLRREKPDALLLASWKRFPAAASAARIAGVKRVILRVGLPQPIPESGPGAWKYRTAFRWIHGVIANATGLRDYFAALVPALADRMYTVRNATETERVAPGGLRAEIGAAPGERVILSVGALEKRKGYDLLVDAFARLGPGVHLALAGDGPLRDELRARADAAGIGSRVHLLGQRRDVGALMTAADAFVLPSRADGMANVILEAMAASLPVVAFDVHGAHDCLAPLEGRPPAGWIVPGGTADALAATLAELVAAMKSGDPEPATRGAEGRWRIEHWFTLEQMGPEYERVLFGAKNGG, translated from the coding sequence ATGAAGCTGGTGATCCACGTGGACGGGCCCGTCATCCGCGGCAACGAGCGGCAGCTTCTGCTCATCACCCGCTGGATGCTGAGCCAGGGCCACGATGTCGCCGTGGCCTGCCGCGACACGACGGAGGTGGGCCAAGCCTTTCGCGACCTCGGCGCGCGCACCACGCCGCACCGCCCGCGCGGCGACGGCGACCTGTGGCACCAGCTTCGGTTCGCTGCATGGCTGCGCAGGGAGAAGCCGGACGCCCTGCTGCTCGCCTCGTGGAAGCGCTTTCCCGCCGCCGCATCAGCCGCGCGCATCGCTGGCGTAAAGCGTGTGATCCTGCGCGTCGGCCTGCCGCAACCGATTCCGGAGAGCGGGCCCGGCGCGTGGAAGTACCGCACTGCGTTCCGGTGGATTCACGGCGTGATCGCCAACGCCACGGGGCTGCGCGACTACTTCGCCGCGCTCGTCCCTGCGCTGGCGGACCGGATGTACACCGTGCGCAACGCGACGGAAACCGAACGCGTCGCGCCCGGCGGTTTGCGCGCGGAGATCGGGGCGGCGCCGGGCGAGCGCGTCATCTTGTCCGTCGGCGCGCTGGAGAAGCGCAAGGGCTATGACCTGCTGGTGGATGCGTTTGCGCGCCTCGGCCCCGGCGTGCACCTGGCCCTCGCCGGTGACGGTCCGTTGCGCGACGAGTTGCGTGCGCGCGCGGATGCGGCGGGAATCGGATCGCGGGTTCACCTTCTCGGCCAGCGCCGGGACGTGGGCGCGCTGATGACGGCGGCGGACGCGTTCGTGCTCCCCAGCCGCGCGGACGGAATGGCGAACGTGATTCTGGAGGCGATGGCGGCCTCACTCCCCGTCGTCGCGTTCGACGTCCATGGCGCGCACGACTGCCTGGCGCCGCTGGAGGGCCGTCCGCCCGCGGGGTGGATCGTCCCCGGCGGCACGGCGGACGCACTTGCCGCCACGCTGGCGGAACTGGTCGCCGCGATGAAGTCCGGCGATCCGGAACCCGCCACGCGCGGCGCGGAAGGCCGCTGGCGTATCGAGCACTGGTTCACGCTGGAGCAGATGGGCCCCGAGTACGAGCGCGTCCTCTTTGGCGCCAAGAACGGCGGATGA